From Paenibacillus sp. FSL H8-0537:
CGCAAATATTGATCGACGACCGATTTGACCGCATTCATTTCGGAAATCACGTTTTGCGCCTTGTCATTGTCATCCCAAAAATCAGGCGCCGTCATTTTTTCCTCAAAGTTTGCGATCAGCTCATTCTTAAGATCTAAGTCAAAGAGACCCCCTGAGATCTTGGAGCCGCTTCGCTATTTCTCGCAAGTCCTGTTTCACCGTTGGTTCTATCATAGCGTACGCTTCACCTCAAATTTCTTATCTTGTCTGGTTGCCCAGCTTTTACTTGAAATATAAGAATTTATAAGTATTTCCCCTTATAAATAGGCTTATATTTCTCCGACAAAGCTCTTCGCACGTCCTAGAAGGACGACGAAGTCGTTTTTGCTTGCTATGCTGCTTGATGGCATAAACGCGCCTGCTGCGAAGCGAAGCAGCTTCTGCCGCATCTCTTTCGCACACTGGCGCGTTAAGCCTTGCCTATCCAATCAGTACCTTATTTACCGTGGCACTGCTTGTATTTCTTGCCGCTGCCGCATGGGCAATCATCATTGCGCCCAACCCGGTCCAGACGCTTCGCCGGACGTTTCTCTTGGCTTTCGCCTGGGCTGTTCGTCGTCGTCTGGCCTTGAGCTACCTCTTGGCGCTCCAGGTTGCTCTCTACGCGCGACTTCATAATATATTTAGCAACTTCCTCTTGAATCGCATCAATCATCGCTTTGAACATCTCAAAGCCCTCAAATTGGTACTCGCGAAGCGGATCTGTGCCGCCGTATGCCCGAAGGTGGATACCTTGACGCAGCTGGTCCATTGCATCGATATGATCCATCCATTTGCTGTCAACCGCGCGGAGCGAAACGACCTTCTCGAATTCACGCATGGTTGTTTCGCCTAGCTCAGCTTCACGCTCGTCATAGTAAGCAACGACTTTGTCATAAATAAATTGTGTAATTTCCTCAATTTCTTTACCCCAAATGTTGTCTCTTGTGACGGTGCCTTCATTGAGAAGGTTGGCATCTACGTAGTCGATAATAGCTTCCAAATCCCACTCTTCCGGAATATCCTCCGTACAATGAGCTTCAACCGTGCGGCCAATAACCGCTTTAATCATTTCCATGACGATTTCACGGATGTTATCGGAAGTAAGCACGTCCAGACGCTGCTTGTAAATGACTTCGCGCTGCTGGTTCATGACATCATCATATTGGAGAACGACTTTACGCTGGTCGAAGTTGTTTCCTTCTACGCGCTTCTGAGCCGATTCTACTGCACGGGTAATCATCCGGCTTTCGATCGGTTGATCCTCTTCCAGACCAAGACGATCCATCATGGCCATAATGTTATCCGAGCCAAAACGGCGCATCAGTTCATCTTCCAGCGACAAATAAAACTGGGACGAGCCCGGATCGCCTTGACGTCCGGCACGACCACGCAGCTGGTTATCGATCCGGCGGCTCTCATGGCGCTCCGTACCAATAATATGAAGGCCGCCAAAATCAGCTACGCCCTCGCCAAGCATAATGTCGGTACCGCGTCCTGCCATGTTTGTTGCAATCGTAACAGATCCGGCTTGACCGGCACGCGAAATAATTTCAGCCTCTTCCGCATGGAACTTCGCATTGAGTACTTTATGTCCAACGCCACGGCGCTTAAGCATATCTGCCAGCTTCTCGGAATTTTCAATGGAAATCGTACCAACCAGTACCGGCTGTTTGTTCGCGTGACGAGCAACGATCTCCTCAACAACGGCATTAAACTTGCCTGTTTCCGATTTATAGACGACATCTTGAAGATCTTTACGAATCATAGAGCGGTTCGTTGGAACTTGAATAACGTCCAGGCCGTAAATCCGCTTGAACTCTTCTTCCTCCGTCTTCGCCGTACCCGTCATGCCCGCAAGTTTGCGATACATCCGGAAATAGTTCTGGAACGTAATCGTCGCCAAGGTCATGCTCTCATTTTGAACTTTGAGCTGTTCCTTCGCTTCAATCGCTTGATGCAAGCCATCGCTGTAACGACGACCCGACATTAAACGCCCCGTAAACTCGTCGACGATAATAACCTCGTCATCTTGAACGACATAATCGACATCGCGCTTCATGATAACATTAGCTTTAAGCGCCTGTTGGATATGATGATTGAGCGTCACATTTTCATGATCAAAAAGATTTTCAATATGGAACGCCTTCTCTGCCTTCTCCACGCCTTCTTCCGTCAGCATAACGTTGCGCAGCTTCACATCAATCGTATAATCCTCTTCCGCCTTCAAACGGCTCAGGAAGCGGTCCGCGGCATAATAAAGATCAGTCGACTTGGCAGCTTGTCCCGAAATAATAAGCGGTGTACGCGCCTCATCGACAAGGATGGAGTCCACTTCATCAATAATTGAGAAATAAAGCGGGCGCTGAACCATTTGTTCTTTGTAGAGAACCATGTTGTCGCGCAAGTAATCGAAGCCAAATTCATTGTTCGTACCGTACGTAATATCGCAAGCATAAGCGCTTTGCTTCTCCTCATGCGATAAGCCGTTCAAGTTGCAGCCGACCGTCATGCCGAGGAAATTGTAAAGCTGAGCCATCAGCTGGCTGTCACGGGAGGCCAAATAATCATTGACCGTTACAACGTGTACGCCTTTCTCCAATAGCGCGTTCAAATATACAGGCAGTGTCGCCACGAGCGTTTTACCTTCACCGGTTCTCATCTCAGCGATTTTGCCCTCATGGAGAACGATACCGCCCATCAGCTGCACATCAAAATGACGCATGCCGAGCGTACGCTTCGAAGCTTCACGCGTAACTGCAAAAGCTTCTGGCAATATTTGATCAATCGTCTCCCCTTTAGCAAGGCGAGCTCTGAATTGTGCCGTTTTAGCTGTGAGCTCCTCATCGGACAAAGCCGATACGGTTGACTCCAGTGCATTAATTTCTTCTACTTTACGCGTGAGGCGTTTAACCTCGCGCTCGTTCGCATCACCAAATATTTTTTTCACTAATCCGAGCATGGGGCTTCCCCTTTCACCTTACGCTTGTTTGCCTTAAATTGTAACAGTTTGCAGGATGCACCGCAACGCATCACCATTATTTTCAGGTAAGAATATAACAAACCTTTCGAAAAGAAAAAAGGCGAACCGTCTATGTTTTCAACTGAGTTCATTATACATCGCGCAGAGGGCGAAATCAAAACGTCTACCTATTAAAAAACAGCACTGTCTCCTATGGATAAATGCACCATGACAAAAAAATGAAAAAGCCTTCCCTCCCGCAGGAGGAAAGGCTTAAAATTGCAATAAATATATAAGTACGACTGGCCTTGTATTAGCCTTGTTCAATTAATCCATATGTTCCATCATCGCGTTTGTACACGACGTTCACCTCTTCATTAATGCTATTGGCGAATACGAAAAAGTTATGGCCGACCATATTCATTTGCAAAATGGCCTCCTCCACATCCATCGGCTTGAGCAGGAATTTCTTCGTTCTTACGACTTCGAAATCCTCTTCCTCATGCTCGAGAACGCCTACGGCGGAGCCTTCTTCCCTGAATAGCGATTTCACACCGCTGTCATGGCGGAATCTACGGTTAACTTTCGTTTTGTGCTTGCGAATTTGTCTTTCGAGCTTATCCACAACTGTATCAATAGAGGCGTACATGTCGGCACTTTTTTCCTCTGCTCTCAAAAAGTTGCGGGCAATCGGAATCGTGACCTCAACAGCGTGTATGCCTTTCGTCACCGATAAGGTTACGGTTGTTTCGGAGGTAGGGGCTTCAAAATACTTCTCTAAGCGGCCGAGCTTCTTCTCGACATATTCCTTGAGTGCATCTGTCACTTGTAAATGTTGACCTCGAATGATGTATTCCATGGGGCATGCCTCCTTTACATGTTCTTATTATAACATAGTAGGGGAGGTATAGTAAAACTATTTTCTATTAATTTAGAATTTTCTAATAATTTATGTCGAAGGTTTGAACGAGCAAAGATTAACAAGCACCTAGTGCCATTCGGCAAAATAAAAGCCCCGGTTGCCCGGAGCTTAAAGTTTACATATAAATAAATCCTATAGACTGGCTATTGCAGCCTGATGATTACAGTTTAGTGACGTTAGCAGCTTGTGGACCGCGTGCGCCTTCTACGATGTCAAATTCAACCGCTTGGCCTTCGTCAAGAGTTTTGAAGCCTTCTGTTTGAATAGCCGAGAAGTGAACGAATACGTCGCCGCCTTGATCAGTTTCGATAAATCCATAACCCTTCTCCGCGTTAAACCATTTAACTTTACCTTGCATGCATAAACAGTCCCTTCATCTTCAAATACTGTGAAACACCTTACTCATGTGGCCCACAATTTGACTATAACACCGCGTTATTAGAATTGTCAAACAATTTATTGTAAGCGAATACATTGCGACTGTATATGCCTTTTGCTTGTAAATGAATTGTACAACTTCTTAAGAAAGCACCGTGAGATTCATCCTACATTACGCTTTTCAAAATAAGAGAAGGTTCTCACCATTCTGCCTATTCCAGCTTTGTTTGATATTTAGTGGCCACTATTGCATTTTGAGGCAGCAAACACGGAATACCGCCTAAAATCGGATACGCTAGTAGGCTTTCAGGTGAATAGTAGCAATCCTCGTATTGAATCAACTCGCTTTTTGTAATCGGACAACATAGCGGCTTTTCCGACTTCGATACACCTTCATTATTTTTCCTAATAATGATGACACTAACAGGGTTAAGTTCATGGTAGTTCGCCTCAAATGGACGATGCTCAATTACATCGTAACCTAGCTCGACTGCTTTAGAGTATAAATCCTTCACGTAACCATGCTCTTGCATTCTCTTCTTTGCTTCTTCAGAAGAAAATTCATGTGTAGGCTCAAGGAGCACCAAGAATTTGGCTGCAATTCGATAGAGTTCCTTTAAAGCTTCTTCTTCTCTGCCACCATTAGATTCAATCGAATGAGTTGCATAAACAACATCTATCGCATTATCCTTAAATGGGGACTGAAACATATCGCCGGTGAGCAGCCTTACGCACTCCAAATCTTGCTCTTTGATGAAGGCTTTAGCATATTTTATTCTAGACCATGATATGTCGAATCCATATGCCTTATCGGGTTGTTTTTGAAGTCGAGGAATGGTGATTCCAAGCATAGTCCCCTCGCCAACGCCCACTTCCAATAAAGAATCGTATGACTCAAGGCCATCTAATATTTTAGCCAATGCAGTACTGAATGCATCTCGTGATACGGGATTGCTCTTATAACCTGCAATGTATGAACCAGCTTGAAAATCATAGCTGATCATTATATCTTCCGTGCTATTCATCGGGCTTCCGCTCATTTTTTTTAAGTGCTGAATGATATTTCCGTTTTGTTGATAAATCGCTTTGATTTTATGAAGAATTGAGTATTTATCCATAGTTCCTCCAATAGGCGAGCTATATTCCTGAATAATATTGTTTATATATTTTCAACACGGCTGTTATTACATCAGCCACATCATGTTCATTCATCCTTGGAAACAACGGAAGTGTAATGCAGGTTTGATAATACGTCTCCGCTTCGGGGCAATGCACTACCTCATTAACCTTATTCTTATAAAATGGCTGGTGGTACACAGGGATATAATGAACGTTAACCCCAATATTATTTTCCCTAAATGCCTCAAAAATCTCCCTACGGTCAGCCGTAAACTTGCCCTGCTCAAAGCGGATCATATATAAATGCCAGCTGGAGTCGCTTTTCTCGTGCTGGAACGGCAGGACTAACCCATCCAAGCCGGATAGAGCCTCGTTATAAGCCCCAGCAATCTCCCGTCGACGATCTACAAAATGATCGAGCTTGCCCATTTGTGAATGGCCTAATGCCGCTTGAATATCTGTCATTCTGTAATTGTAGCCTAGCTCCGACATTTCATAATACCAAGGGCCATCGTTTTTCTGCATAACAGCAGCATCCCGTGTCATACCATGGTTTCTAAACAATAGCAGGCGTTTATAATAATGCTCGTCATCGGTTACGATCATGCCGCCTTCACCTGAAGTCACATGTTTGACAGGATGAAAGCTGAACATTGTCATATGTGCCAATGAGCCTACCTTCTTCCCTGCATAAGAGGCTCCTAAAGAATGGGCGGCATCATGAATGACGACCAAATTATTTTTGCGAGCCAGTTCATTAATTCGATCCATATCTACAGGCTGTCCTGTAAAATCCACCGGAATAATCGCCTTGGTACGGCTCGTAATTAGCCTCTCTACCTCAGCCGGGTTGATATTATAGGTATCAGGCAATATATCTGCGAAAACTGGCTTGCCTCCCATATACAACACACAATTGCTGCTGGCTATAAAGGTAATTGGCGTTGTTATAACCTCATCATCATCACCGATGCCCGCAGCAAAACAGGCGCCATGAAGGGCCGCCGTTCCATTACAAAAAGCAACCGCGTAACGAACGCCGGCGTATTCCGCCACCCGGCGCTCAAACCGCTCAATAGCTGGACCCTGAGTAATAAGCTCGCCGCGCAAAACCTGCA
This genomic window contains:
- the pseC gene encoding UDP-4-amino-4,6-dideoxy-N-acetyl-beta-L-altrosamine transaminase → MEYAGPVREALLPYGKQWLDEEDIEAVVQVLRGELITQGPAIERFERRVAEYAGVRYAVAFCNGTAALHGACFAAGIGDDDEVITTPITFIASSNCVLYMGGKPVFADILPDTYNINPAEVERLITSRTKAIIPVDFTGQPVDMDRINELARKNNLVVIHDAAHSLGASYAGKKVGSLAHMTMFSFHPVKHVTSGEGGMIVTDDEHYYKRLLLFRNHGMTRDAAVMQKNDGPWYYEMSELGYNYRMTDIQAALGHSQMGKLDHFVDRRREIAGAYNEALSGLDGLVLPFQHEKSDSSWHLYMIRFEQGKFTADRREIFEAFRENNIGVNVHYIPVYHQPFYKNKVNEVVHCPEAETYYQTCITLPLFPRMNEHDVADVITAVLKIYKQYYSGI
- the secA gene encoding preprotein translocase subunit SecA codes for the protein MLGLVKKIFGDANEREVKRLTRKVEEINALESTVSALSDEELTAKTAQFRARLAKGETIDQILPEAFAVTREASKRTLGMRHFDVQLMGGIVLHEGKIAEMRTGEGKTLVATLPVYLNALLEKGVHVVTVNDYLASRDSQLMAQLYNFLGMTVGCNLNGLSHEEKQSAYACDITYGTNNEFGFDYLRDNMVLYKEQMVQRPLYFSIIDEVDSILVDEARTPLIISGQAAKSTDLYYAADRFLSRLKAEEDYTIDVKLRNVMLTEEGVEKAEKAFHIENLFDHENVTLNHHIQQALKANVIMKRDVDYVVQDDEVIIVDEFTGRLMSGRRYSDGLHQAIEAKEQLKVQNESMTLATITFQNYFRMYRKLAGMTGTAKTEEEEFKRIYGLDVIQVPTNRSMIRKDLQDVVYKSETGKFNAVVEEIVARHANKQPVLVGTISIENSEKLADMLKRRGVGHKVLNAKFHAEEAEIISRAGQAGSVTIATNMAGRGTDIMLGEGVADFGGLHIIGTERHESRRIDNQLRGRAGRQGDPGSSQFYLSLEDELMRRFGSDNIMAMMDRLGLEEDQPIESRMITRAVESAQKRVEGNNFDQRKVVLQYDDVMNQQREVIYKQRLDVLTSDNIREIVMEMIKAVIGRTVEAHCTEDIPEEWDLEAIIDYVDANLLNEGTVTRDNIWGKEIEEITQFIYDKVVAYYDEREAELGETTMREFEKVVSLRAVDSKWMDHIDAMDQLRQGIHLRAYGGTDPLREYQFEGFEMFKAMIDAIQEEVAKYIMKSRVESNLERQEVAQGQTTTNSPGESQEKRPAKRLDRVGRNDDCPCGSGKKYKQCHGK
- the raiA gene encoding ribosome-associated translation inhibitor RaiA, translated to MEYIIRGQHLQVTDALKEYVEKKLGRLEKYFEAPTSETTVTLSVTKGIHAVEVTIPIARNFLRAEEKSADMYASIDTVVDKLERQIRKHKTKVNRRFRHDSGVKSLFREEGSAVGVLEHEEEDFEVVRTKKFLLKPMDVEEAILQMNMVGHNFFVFANSINEEVNVVYKRDDGTYGLIEQG
- a CDS encoding methyltransferase domain-containing protein, producing MDKYSILHKIKAIYQQNGNIIQHLKKMSGSPMNSTEDIMISYDFQAGSYIAGYKSNPVSRDAFSTALAKILDGLESYDSLLEVGVGEGTMLGITIPRLQKQPDKAYGFDISWSRIKYAKAFIKEQDLECVRLLTGDMFQSPFKDNAIDVVYATHSIESNGGREEEALKELYRIAAKFLVLLEPTHEFSSEEAKKRMQEHGYVKDLYSKAVELGYDVIEHRPFEANYHELNPVSVIIIRKNNEGVSKSEKPLCCPITKSELIQYEDCYYSPESLLAYPILGGIPCLLPQNAIVATKYQTKLE
- a CDS encoding cold shock domain-containing protein — its product is MQGKVKWFNAEKGYGFIETDQGGDVFVHFSAIQTEGFKTLDEGQAVEFDIVEGARGPQAANVTKL